In Myxosarcina sp. GI1, one genomic interval encodes:
- a CDS encoding condensation domain-containing protein: protein MKTENIQDIYELSPIQQGILFHCIYAPESGFYFVQKIFTLRGKLNFDAFDRAWQEVVARHTSLRTGFYWEDINKPLQVVYQRVQVPIGQEDWRGLTVEEQERKFESFLQRDRDLGFDLAQECLMRITLFRLDEDTYKFVWTSHFINMDGWSVALVLSEFVQLYEAFCQQREASLTSGSAFKNYITWLQKQDFEEAESFWRERLRGLKAPTPLSNLYTKQSSNKEQKYDQQRRLLSETTTTALKSLTRRHQLTLNTLMQATWALLLSRYTGEKKVVYGYTTAGRPVELSDVELMVGMTINSLPVWVEVDERQKLLTWSQQLQKQLVEMRQYEYSPLVDIQGWTELPRDVPLFESLVVFEKVPMLSTFQVSQGELEIEMTDILYKTNYPLNIVIYPFAQLTIEISYDCSRFDAVTIEGILQHLEILLQGIVNNPQARLQDLSLLTPSEREFTRILEREATFNFDVVPL, encoded by the coding sequence ATGAAAACCGAAAATATTCAAGACATTTACGAACTATCGCCGATCCAGCAAGGAATTTTATTTCACTGTATTTATGCACCAGAATCGGGTTTTTACTTCGTTCAAAAAATATTTACTTTACGGGGTAAACTTAACTTTGACGCATTCGATCGCGCTTGGCAAGAAGTAGTAGCGCGTCATACCAGTTTGCGGACGGGTTTTTATTGGGAGGACATCAATAAACCCCTACAGGTGGTGTACCAACGAGTACAAGTACCAATTGGGCAAGAAGATTGGCGAGGATTAACTGTAGAAGAACAAGAACGGAAATTTGAGTCTTTTTTGCAGCGCGATCGCGATTTGGGGTTCGATCTGGCTCAAGAATGTTTGATGCGAATAACTTTATTCCGTTTGGATGAAGATACTTATAAGTTTGTCTGGACTTCCCATTTTATTAATATGGATGGTTGGTCGGTAGCTTTGGTATTAAGTGAATTCGTGCAGTTATACGAGGCATTTTGCCAGCAACGCGAGGCATCTTTAACCTCTGGTAGTGCGTTTAAAAACTATATTACCTGGTTGCAGAAACAAGATTTTGAGGAAGCGGAAAGCTTTTGGCGCGAGAGGCTTAGGGGTTTAAAAGCACCAACACCCCTGAGTAATTTGTATACCAAGCAAAGTTCTAATAAAGAACAAAAATACGACCAGCAAAGACGCTTGTTATCCGAGACGACAACCACAGCATTAAAATCTCTAACGCGTCGGCATCAGTTAACTTTAAATACTCTCATGCAAGCAACTTGGGCTTTACTTCTAAGTCGCTATACGGGAGAAAAGAAAGTCGTCTATGGCTATACTACCGCAGGTCGTCCCGTAGAATTAAGCGACGTAGAATTGATGGTGGGAATGACCATCAATAGTTTACCTGTCTGGGTAGAAGTAGACGAACGGCAAAAATTACTAACCTGGAGTCAGCAGTTACAAAAGCAGTTAGTAGAAATGCGCCAGTACGAATACAGTCCTTTGGTAGATATTCAAGGCTGGACAGAATTACCGCGAGATGTGCCTTTGTTTGAAAGTTTGGTGGTGTTTGAAAAAGTACCGATGCTGTCAACGTTTCAGGTAAGTCAGGGGGAATTAGAGATTGAAATGACCGATATTTTATACAAAACTAATTATCCTCTCAACATCGTAATTTATCCTTTTGCTCAATTAACTATAGAAATTTCTTACGACTGTAGCCGTTTTGATGCTGTTACTATTGAAGGCATTCTTCAGCATTTAGAAATATTGCTACAGGGTATAGTCAATAATCCCCAAGCACGTCTTCAGGACTTATCTTTACTAACGCCATCCGAACGAGAATTTACTCGAATTTTAGAACGAGAAGCAACCTTTAATTTTGATGTTGTACCTCTGTAG
- the ectB gene encoding diaminobutyrate--2-oxoglutarate transaminase, with protein sequence MNVFEQWESNVRSYCRSFPATFHRAKSSIIYSNDGREYIDFLAGAGALNYGHNNEKIKQEVMSYLNSDTIIHGLDLHTSAKEKFLTKLSETILKPKNLDYRVQFCGPTGTNAVEAALKLARKIKQRTGIFSFMGAFHGMTSGSLAVTGNTTIKEGIWGTSNNVTFMPYPYGFMATFDTIDYIDSVLNDVNSGIEKPAAIIFETVQAEGGIIVASVEWLQRLRELCDRHDILLICDDIQVGCGRTGSFFSFERANIVPDLVVLSKSISGYGFPMSLLLIKSGLDLWQPAEHTGTFRGNQLAFVGARAALEYYWQNDNLSKEIKLKETFLRTFLTEEIGSISDRISIRGIGAIWGIDLANFGGASLAKEITSLCFESGLIVERVGRNDTVIKILPPLNIEMATLQKGCSILQQAFTKCLVSPVL encoded by the coding sequence ATGAATGTCTTTGAACAATGGGAATCAAATGTTAGAAGTTACTGTCGTAGTTTTCCTGCTACATTTCATCGAGCAAAAAGTTCGATAATTTACTCTAATGATGGAAGAGAATACATCGATTTTTTAGCAGGTGCGGGTGCTTTAAATTACGGACATAACAATGAGAAAATCAAACAAGAAGTTATGTCCTATCTCAACTCCGATACTATTATTCACGGTTTAGATTTACATACTTCGGCTAAAGAAAAATTTCTAACTAAGCTTTCCGAAACGATTTTAAAGCCAAAAAATTTAGATTACCGAGTTCAATTTTGTGGTCCTACGGGAACAAATGCGGTAGAAGCAGCTTTAAAGTTAGCTAGAAAAATTAAGCAAAGAACGGGCATATTTTCCTTTATGGGAGCATTTCACGGTATGACTTCTGGTAGTTTAGCCGTTACGGGAAACACCACTATTAAAGAAGGGATTTGGGGTACATCAAATAACGTTACTTTTATGCCCTATCCGTACGGATTTATGGCGACTTTCGACACTATTGACTACATAGATTCGGTACTCAATGATGTTAATTCGGGGATCGAAAAACCAGCAGCAATTATTTTTGAAACGGTTCAAGCAGAAGGAGGAATTATTGTTGCTTCTGTAGAGTGGTTGCAGAGACTGAGAGAATTATGCGATCGCCACGACATTCTCTTAATTTGTGACGATATTCAAGTTGGTTGTGGGCGTACTGGTTCTTTCTTTTCTTTCGAGCGAGCTAATATTGTTCCCGATTTGGTAGTGCTATCAAAATCAATTAGTGGCTATGGTTTTCCCATGTCATTGCTGTTAATTAAATCAGGCTTAGATTTGTGGCAACCTGCGGAACATACTGGTACTTTTCGCGGTAATCAATTGGCTTTTGTGGGAGCAAGAGCAGCTTTAGAATATTATTGGCAAAATGATAACTTGTCAAAAGAAATTAAACTTAAAGAGACTTTTTTACGCACTTTTTTGACAGAAGAAATTGGCTCGATTAGCGATCGCATCTCTATTCGAGGCATTGGCGCGATCTGGGGCATAGATTTAGCTAATTTTGGTGGCGCGAGTTTGGCGAAGGAAATTACTTCTTTGTGTTTTGAGTCGGGATTGATTGTAGAACGGGTTGGCAGAAACGACACGGTAATTAAAATTTTACCGCCTTTAAATATTGAAATGGCTACTTTACAGAAAGGTTGTTCGATTTTGCAACAGGCTTTTACTAAATGTTTAGTATCACCTGTTTTGTAA
- a CDS encoding non-ribosomal peptide synthetase, which translates to MQTLIKEIKTKPLQNYLTNKTYWLNQLTGELPETNILIDCLRPEVYRGKNKEISFNLSAELSQAVIKLTNGSSLSIYLCLLTAFNVLLHKYTNSNDLIVGIPSYRSPSNTSDVLPLRIDVDDRFSFKEFLLQVKENVISAYTHQDYAFEELLDLLAIPQAQNRCSLYDIVVLLENIHDRNCVANLNNDLTVSFSVHNSVIEGKIIYSQALFKYEAIATLVRHYLNVIETVVKNINTEISSIVLFKDGERDLLLRGFNDNAKIYPVDRTIHDLFAEQAKRTPNDLAVVYNQEQLTYQQLSDRVSKLAAFLHSLGVERGDLVGIYQTRNINFLISILSILKAGGAYVPLDCTYPRDRLKYMLINSEVKILLTQFSLLDLFADGLEDYRHLQHIICLDTNNLADTEIKGINLYSTEDIDRCETKNTENVATGKDKAYTIYTSGSTGLPKGAIIRHDGAINHIYAQFDALELQPGFSFLQSAPASSDISVWQFLAPILFGGKTVIADKETICNPDRLFELIKQEKLTLVELVPVVLSSLLDYVSQLSSQERFLPNLQCMMITGEYVAVELVNRWLSLYPEIKVANAYGPTEASDDITQYIINEPLAANQKTVPIGKPLANNSIYIVNSQMQLQPIGIPGEICVSGIGVGDGYWRNETKTKECFVPNPFAVRANGGSPLLYRTGDLGKWLPDGNIEFLGRIDHQVKIRGFRIELGEIETVLSQHPTVSSAVVILREDTPEDKRLVAYVVPHKDNDTDELPTILRNFLKAKLPEYAIPSNFIFLDALPLTPSGKVDRQGLPAPEINRDNQEKSDILPRTPVEEVIAGVWSQVLKTDCVSINDHFFDRGGHSLLATQLISRLRQIFQIELPLRYVFEFPTIAELAKGVESMKQSQNVLEIPPLVPVSRDDNLPLTYAQEGLWFIQQLNPDLPIYNSPAAVRLTGSLNIPAFEKSLNEILRRHEALRTRFTLVEGKPVQVIVPNLTLKIPVVSLEDLPEAEREEEFLRLADKEAKLPFDLAKPPLLRVTLLKLSATDYVALFTMHHIATDGWSIAILIQELSTLYEAFSTETPSPLPELTIQYADFAHWQRQWLQGEVLAEKLDYWQQQLAGIPTSLNLEKLAVNKPKTKQNRECAVRSFLLPPELSTKIKALSSQEGVTLFMTLLASFQTLLYRYTNQEDIIVGTDVANRDRPELEAIVGFFVNLLLLRGDLSGNPTFRELLERVRETTLAAYDRADVPFAKLVEALRPDRTSSVTPLFQVLFVLQNVPMPAFELSGLQVEVMELNTGLARFDLALFMEETAAGIKGTWKYRSDLFTPDAIARITDNLQTLLCGITDNPDTPIDTLKMLSESQKQEQVTTKKAKFNKFKRIKPKAVTIAQQELITTSYLQPKQHLPLVIQPNNNDIDLADWACNHREYLENNLLQHGAILFRGFQTDTVSKFERVASAICPQLFANYGDLPREGKSEKVYKSTPYPSDRAILFHNESSHLHQYPLKIWFFCVQPAQQGGETPIVDCHRVYQLLNPKLRSHLENQQLMYVRNYIEGLDVSWQDFFHTSDKNLVEQYCRESETEFEWLPNNGLRTRKVRPAISPHPKTGKSLFFNQVQLHHISYLEPEVRNSLLSTFGEANLPRNVYYSDGASIEDSVMAEINAAYQQAQVSFPWQQGDILMLDNMRVAHARNSYTGDRKIAVAMGEMNITETN; encoded by the coding sequence ATGCAAACTTTAATAAAAGAAATAAAAACGAAACCGCTACAAAATTATTTAACTAATAAAACTTATTGGTTAAACCAGCTAACAGGAGAATTACCTGAAACAAACATTCTTATCGATTGTTTAAGACCTGAAGTTTATCGAGGCAAGAATAAAGAAATCTCTTTTAACTTGTCGGCTGAACTATCACAGGCTGTTATTAAATTAACCAACGGTTCTTCTTTATCAATTTATTTGTGTTTGTTGACAGCATTTAATGTTTTGCTGCATAAGTATACTAACAGCAACGATTTAATTGTAGGGATACCTAGTTATCGATCGCCTTCTAATACCTCTGATGTTTTACCTTTACGAATTGATGTAGATGATCGATTTAGTTTTAAAGAGTTTCTATTGCAGGTTAAAGAAAATGTAATTAGTGCTTATACCCATCAAGATTATGCTTTTGAGGAATTATTGGATTTATTAGCCATACCCCAAGCACAAAATCGCTGTTCACTTTACGATATTGTAGTTCTGTTAGAAAATATTCACGATCGCAATTGTGTAGCTAATCTCAACAACGATCTAACAGTTTCTTTCTCAGTACATAATTCTGTAATAGAAGGAAAAATAATCTATAGTCAAGCTTTGTTTAAATATGAAGCGATCGCGACGCTAGTTAGACATTATCTGAATGTTATCGAGACGGTTGTTAAGAATATAAATACGGAAATTTCTAGTATAGTTTTATTCAAAGACGGAGAACGAGATTTATTACTGAGAGGTTTTAACGATAATGCTAAAATCTATCCAGTAGATAGAACAATTCACGATCTGTTTGCCGAACAAGCAAAGCGGACTCCAAACGATCTTGCTGTTGTTTATAACCAAGAACAACTAACTTATCAACAATTAAGCGATCGCGTTAGTAAATTAGCTGCATTTTTACATAGCTTGGGAGTCGAACGAGGCGATCTTGTCGGTATCTATCAAACACGCAATATTAATTTTTTAATTTCCATCCTGTCTATTTTAAAAGCAGGAGGTGCTTATGTTCCTTTAGATTGTACCTATCCACGCGATCGCCTCAAATATATGCTGATTAATAGTGAAGTAAAAATTCTTTTAACCCAATTTTCACTATTAGATTTGTTTGCAGACGGTTTAGAAGATTATCGGCATTTGCAGCATATTATTTGTTTGGATACTAATAATTTAGCAGACACAGAAATAAAGGGAATTAATTTATATTCGACAGAAGATATCGATCGCTGTGAAACAAAAAATACAGAAAATGTAGCAACGGGAAAAGATAAAGCCTACACGATCTATACTTCTGGTTCAACAGGATTACCCAAAGGTGCAATTATCAGACATGATGGGGCGATTAATCATATCTACGCCCAATTCGATGCCTTGGAGTTACAGCCAGGATTTAGTTTTCTCCAAAGTGCGCCAGCGTCTTCTGATATTTCCGTATGGCAATTCCTCGCACCTATTTTGTTTGGTGGTAAAACGGTTATTGCCGATAAGGAAACTATATGTAATCCCGATAGGTTATTTGAGTTAATCAAACAAGAAAAGCTAACTCTAGTGGAACTCGTTCCTGTAGTTCTCAGCAGTTTACTCGATTACGTTTCTCAATTATCATCCCAGGAAAGATTTTTACCCAATCTTCAGTGCATGATGATTACGGGGGAATATGTAGCGGTGGAATTGGTCAACCGTTGGTTGAGTCTGTATCCTGAAATTAAGGTAGCCAATGCTTATGGACCAACAGAAGCCTCAGATGATATCACTCAATATATCATTAACGAGCCTTTGGCAGCGAATCAAAAAACCGTTCCCATAGGTAAACCTTTAGCTAACAACAGTATTTACATTGTTAATTCTCAGATGCAGTTACAGCCTATTGGCATACCTGGGGAGATTTGTGTATCTGGTATTGGTGTGGGAGATGGTTATTGGCGCAATGAAACCAAAACAAAGGAATGTTTCGTCCCCAACCCATTTGCTGTAAGGGCGAACGGCGGTTCGCCCCTACTATACCGAACAGGCGATCTAGGCAAATGGCTACCAGATGGCAATATTGAATTTTTAGGACGCATCGACCATCAGGTGAAAATTCGCGGATTTCGTATTGAATTAGGGGAAATTGAGACAGTATTGAGTCAACATCCAACGGTGTCGTCTGCTGTAGTAATCTTGCGGGAAGATACACCAGAAGATAAGCGTTTGGTTGCTTATGTTGTTCCTCATAAAGATAATGACACCGACGAACTACCTACTATTCTGCGAAATTTCCTCAAAGCCAAACTCCCAGAATATGCCATCCCTTCAAATTTTATTTTCTTAGATGCTTTACCCCTAACTCCTAGTGGCAAAGTAGATCGACAGGGTTTACCCGCGCCAGAGATAAATCGAGACAACCAAGAGAAATCAGATATTTTACCTCGCACTCCAGTAGAAGAAGTCATTGCAGGGGTTTGGAGTCAGGTATTAAAAACAGACTGCGTAAGCATCAACGATCATTTCTTCGATCGCGGGGGACATTCTTTATTAGCTACTCAGCTTATTTCACGGTTGCGTCAGATTTTCCAGATCGAGTTACCCCTACGCTATGTTTTTGAGTTTCCTACCATAGCAGAATTAGCTAAAGGGGTAGAGTCGATGAAGCAATCTCAAAACGTTTTAGAAATTCCGCCTCTAGTACCCGTTTCTAGAGACGATAACTTACCCCTTACTTATGCCCAAGAAGGATTGTGGTTTATCCAGCAGTTGAATCCCGATCTTCCTATTTATAATAGTCCTGCTGCGGTACGGTTGACTGGTTCGTTAAACATTCCCGCTTTTGAAAAAAGTCTCAATGAAATTCTGCGACGACATGAAGCTTTACGCACTAGGTTTACTCTCGTAGAAGGAAAGCCAGTACAGGTTATTGTCCCCAATCTAACCTTAAAAATTCCTGTAGTCAGTTTAGAGGATTTACCAGAGGCAGAAAGAGAAGAGGAATTTCTGCGACTGGCAGATAAAGAAGCCAAGTTACCCTTTGACTTAGCCAAACCACCTCTACTAAGAGTAACCCTACTAAAATTAAGTGCTACCGACTATGTAGCCTTATTTACCATGCACCATATCGCTACTGATGGTTGGTCGATCGCAATTTTAATTCAAGAATTATCTACTCTTTACGAGGCTTTCTCTACCGAAACCCCGTCACCCTTACCAGAATTAACAATTCAATATGCCGATTTTGCCCACTGGCAACGTCAATGGTTACAGGGAGAAGTATTAGCAGAAAAGTTAGACTACTGGCAGCAACAACTAGCAGGTATTCCTACCAGCTTAAATTTAGAGAAATTAGCGGTAAATAAACCCAAAACAAAACAAAATAGAGAATGTGCTGTCCGATCTTTCTTATTACCTCCCGAACTATCGACAAAAATTAAGGCTTTAAGTTCTCAAGAAGGTGTCACTCTGTTTATGACACTGCTAGCGAGTTTCCAAACCCTCCTGTATCGCTATACAAACCAGGAAGATATTATAGTGGGAACAGATGTTGCCAATCGCGATCGCCCCGAACTAGAAGCAATTGTGGGTTTCTTCGTCAATCTTTTATTATTACGAGGAGATTTATCGGGAAATCCTACTTTTAGAGAATTATTAGAACGAGTGCGAGAAACCACTTTAGCAGCATACGATCGCGCCGATGTACCTTTTGCCAAATTAGTCGAAGCTTTACGCCCAGATCGTACAAGTAGCGTTACACCTCTATTTCAAGTTTTATTCGTTTTGCAAAATGTTCCCATGCCAGCCTTTGAGTTATCTGGTTTGCAAGTCGAGGTGATGGAATTGAATACGGGTTTGGCGAGATTTGACTTGGCTTTATTTATGGAAGAAACGGCAGCAGGTATTAAAGGTACTTGGAAATACCGCAGCGATTTATTTACACCAGATGCGATCGCCCGTATTACCGATAATCTACAAACCTTATTGTGCGGTATTACCGATAACCCCGATACACCTATAGATACTTTAAAAATGCTGAGTGAATCGCAGAAACAAGAGCAAGTTACTACTAAAAAAGCTAAATTCAATAAATTCAAACGAATTAAGCCCAAAGCGGTTACTATTGCCCAACAGGAATTAATTACCACCAGTTATTTACAACCCAAACAGCATCTTCCTTTAGTCATTCAACCCAATAACAATGACATAGACTTAGCAGACTGGGCGTGTAACCACAGAGAATATTTAGAAAATAACTTACTCCAACACGGTGCAATTCTGTTTCGCGGTTTTCAAACCGATACAGTAAGCAAGTTTGAACGAGTAGCCAGTGCGATATGTCCCCAACTCTTTGCTAACTACGGCGACTTACCTAGAGAAGGGAAAAGCGAAAAAGTCTATAAATCTACACCCTATCCCAGCGATCGCGCTATTTTGTTTCATAACGAAAGTTCTCACCTACACCAATATCCCCTCAAAATTTGGTTTTTTTGCGTCCAACCAGCCCAACAAGGAGGAGAAACCCCAATTGTAGACTGCCACCGAGTTTATCAACTCCTAAATCCCAAACTGCGATCGCACTTAGAAAACCAACAATTAATGTACGTCCGCAACTACATTGAAGGTTTAGATGTCAGTTGGCAAGACTTCTTTCATACCAGCGATAAAAACTTAGTGGAACAATACTGTAGGGAGTCGGAAACCGAGTTTGAATGGTTGCCCAATAACGGCTTACGCACCCGTAAAGTACGCCCCGCTATTTCTCCTCATCCCAAAACAGGAAAATCTCTTTTCTTCAATCAAGTACAACTACACCATATTTCCTACCTAGAACCAGAAGTTAGAAATTCTCTCCTTTCAACCTTTGGCGAAGCTAATCTACCCCGTAACGTTTACTACAGCGACGGTGCGTCCATCGAAGACTCAGTAATGGCAGAAATTAACGCAGCCTACCAACAAGCCCAAGTTAGCTTTCCCTGGCAACAAGGAGACATTTTAATGCTAGACAATATGCGCGTTGCCCATGCCCGCAACTCCTATACAGGCGATCGCAAAATTGCTGTGGCAATGGGGGAAATGAACATTACTGAAACAAATTGA